Proteins co-encoded in one Bacillus sp. FSL H8-0547 genomic window:
- a CDS encoding sugar ABC transporter substrate-binding protein, which yields MKKAISLICMVLIIGMLSACSGGNSEKTSKDDNKLTAWAWNINVPVLEAAAERYKKENPDFELEIVELGREDVYQKLTTGLQAGGQGLPDIVLVEDDRIQGYAEAYPKAFLDLKKYGFEEQKDKFPTSKTDLLTVNDKVVGFPFDGGPTGVFYRTDMFEEAGVKAEDIETWDQFIEAGKTIKEKTGKAMLGLDLNGDDGLYRMMMNQQGSLYFDDKGELVLTSEQSMNAAKVIKQLKDEGLVKNTVGWDAWISAMVSGEVATAPSGAWLSGSITGQGKDTSGKWGVIPLPAFEEGGNRASNLGGSNYVIMENTNMKQEAYDFLEFFSTDEETQLEAMKGGLFPTLNTIYDEQVFTEEQEFFTNQPIWQTFTQQMDSIPSVNYTGNYSVAMDESIKAQSEAVSGKVSIEDAYKAAEDRLKNRVK from the coding sequence ATGAAAAAGGCAATAAGTTTGATCTGTATGGTTCTGATTATCGGCATGCTGTCAGCTTGTTCTGGAGGCAATTCCGAAAAGACAAGCAAAGATGACAACAAATTAACGGCATGGGCATGGAACATCAACGTCCCTGTTCTTGAAGCAGCGGCTGAGCGCTATAAAAAAGAAAACCCGGACTTCGAGCTTGAGATTGTAGAACTTGGGCGCGAAGATGTGTATCAGAAATTAACTACAGGCCTGCAAGCAGGCGGTCAGGGTCTTCCTGATATCGTACTGGTAGAGGACGACCGTATTCAAGGGTATGCAGAAGCGTATCCGAAAGCATTTCTTGATCTGAAAAAATACGGTTTTGAGGAACAAAAAGATAAGTTCCCGACAAGCAAAACCGATCTTCTGACTGTAAACGACAAGGTCGTCGGCTTCCCGTTTGACGGCGGTCCGACAGGTGTCTTCTACAGAACGGATATGTTTGAAGAAGCAGGCGTGAAAGCGGAAGACATTGAGACGTGGGATCAGTTCATTGAAGCAGGTAAAACCATTAAAGAAAAGACAGGCAAAGCAATGCTTGGTCTTGATCTGAACGGTGACGACGGTCTTTACCGGATGATGATGAACCAGCAGGGATCTTTGTACTTTGATGACAAAGGCGAGCTTGTTCTTACATCTGAACAGTCTATGAATGCAGCTAAAGTGATTAAACAACTTAAAGATGAAGGATTAGTTAAAAATACAGTTGGCTGGGATGCATGGATCAGTGCAATGGTCAGCGGTGAAGTAGCGACTGCTCCATCAGGCGCATGGCTATCCGGCTCGATTACCGGACAAGGCAAAGATACATCAGGCAAGTGGGGCGTGATTCCGCTTCCGGCATTTGAAGAAGGCGGCAACCGTGCATCCAACCTTGGCGGAAGCAACTACGTCATCATGGAAAACACAAACATGAAACAGGAGGCCTATGACTTCCTTGAGTTCTTCTCAACAGACGAAGAAACACAGCTTGAAGCGATGAAGGGCGGACTGTTCCCGACTCTGAACACAATCTATGACGAGCAGGTCTTCACTGAAGAGCAGGAGTTCTTTACAAATCAGCCGATCTGGCAGACATTCACACAGCAAATGGACAGCATTCCGTCTGTTAACTATACAGGCAACTACTCTGTTGCAATGGATGAGTCCATTAAAGCACAGTCAGAAGCTGTCAGCGGAAAAGTATCCATTGAGGATGCCTACAAAGCTGCAGAAGACAGACTGAAAAACAGAGTCAAATAA
- a CDS encoding Hsp20/alpha crystallin family protein, with protein MENNRKDPMRMINEFFEARPKRSLLGNIDEYFKQSFSPKGIPLSMEEKDDSFLVKAELPGVERENIKLTIEDGHLIITVKGEKDEKESLQMPPSALVKKLKANYRNGMLKVVIPKKPPTDVKID; from the coding sequence ATGGAGAATAACCGAAAAGATCCAATGCGCATGATCAATGAATTTTTTGAGGCGCGTCCAAAACGGTCGCTTCTGGGAAATATAGACGAATACTTCAAACAATCATTTTCACCGAAGGGAATTCCGCTTTCAATGGAAGAAAAGGATGATTCGTTTCTAGTAAAAGCCGAGCTTCCGGGAGTTGAGAGGGAAAACATCAAGTTAACAATCGAGGACGGCCATCTGATCATTACAGTAAAAGGGGAAAAGGATGAAAAGGAATCACTTCAAATGCCGCCGTCTGCCTTAGTAAAAAAGTTAAAGGCAAATTACCGGAATGGTATGCTGAAAGTCGTCATTCCCAAAAAACCGCCCACTGACGTGAAAATTGATTAG
- a CDS encoding CamS family sex pheromone protein translates to MKKGIVILLAGCLFLSACAPSFGEEEELVQETEDDSTEKAIIPKYNISDSYYKMILPFKEGKARGLVAENINTRLDIDEFETGLMRMAQEEFPPDNHLYQEGQYLDEKTVRSWLGRKLEGKELEDKKKSDKNFKNEGLNPPKSSEGDYIQQNEKSPIYLAHMLEHNYLVRKGENTVELGGVVIGLAMNSVHYYREAVGEPQREYKIPDSQLEAEGKKMAAEVIKRVRSQKGLERVPVVIALYKQAPKSSIVPGSFIASTVVDGGSSSIGKWDSVNEEYVFFPSPEGTENYREDANLFERFKQDIDDFFPNYTGVIGKAFYKGEEMQELKIDIPMQFYGKSEVIAFTQFATGKVVDYFPDYVSVEVNITSTSGQEALIVRKPGQEKPTVHIYQ, encoded by the coding sequence TTGAAAAAAGGAATAGTTATACTGCTTGCAGGCTGCCTGTTTTTGTCAGCCTGCGCACCGAGCTTTGGTGAAGAGGAGGAGCTTGTACAGGAAACGGAAGATGATTCAACAGAAAAAGCGATCATTCCAAAGTACAACATTTCAGACTCCTACTATAAAATGATCCTGCCTTTTAAAGAGGGCAAAGCTAGAGGTCTTGTTGCAGAGAATATTAACACCCGTCTTGATATTGATGAGTTTGAAACAGGCCTCATGAGAATGGCTCAGGAAGAATTCCCGCCTGATAACCATCTGTATCAGGAAGGACAGTACCTGGATGAGAAAACAGTCCGTTCATGGCTTGGAAGAAAGCTTGAAGGAAAAGAGCTTGAAGATAAGAAAAAAAGTGACAAGAATTTTAAAAATGAAGGACTTAACCCGCCGAAATCATCAGAAGGCGATTATATCCAGCAGAACGAAAAAAGCCCGATTTATTTGGCTCATATGCTTGAGCATAACTACTTGGTCCGAAAAGGCGAAAATACGGTCGAGCTGGGGGGAGTCGTCATCGGACTTGCGATGAACTCAGTTCATTATTACCGTGAAGCCGTAGGAGAGCCTCAGCGTGAGTACAAAATTCCTGACAGCCAGTTAGAGGCAGAAGGCAAGAAAATGGCCGCAGAGGTCATCAAGCGCGTCAGAAGCCAAAAAGGCCTTGAAAGAGTGCCTGTGGTCATTGCCCTTTATAAACAGGCACCAAAATCCTCGATCGTGCCAGGCAGCTTTATTGCAAGCACTGTCGTTGACGGAGGAAGCAGTTCAATCGGCAAATGGGACAGCGTAAATGAAGAATACGTCTTCTTCCCGTCACCTGAAGGAACGGAAAACTACCGCGAGGATGCCAACTTGTTTGAACGCTTCAAACAGGACATTGACGACTTCTTCCCGAACTACACAGGTGTTATCGGCAAAGCCTTCTACAAAGGCGAAGAGATGCAGGAACTGAAAATTGACATTCCGATGCAGTTTTACGGAAAATCAGAAGTGATTGCATTTACGCAGTTTGCAACAGGTAAAGTCGTGGACTACTTCCCGGACTACGTTTCGGTTGAAGTAAACATTACCTCCACAAGCGGCCAGGAAGCCCTGATCGTCCGCAAGCCGGGCCAGGAAAAACCGACTGTGCATATTTATCAATAA
- a CDS encoding sugar ABC transporter permease: MSQTRLFPYMFIAPAVILFLVFTVYPIFASLLLSFQTFEAGEYIFTGLDNYITLFNDTIFRKALMNTFIIFIVQVPIMLLLALILSNVLNSGLLRLKGFFRVSFFLPAVTSLVAYSILFSIMLQEEGIINTVVGFFGLEAIPWLSDSFWAKASIILAMTWRWTGYNMVIFLAALQNIPNDMYEAASLDGAGKIRQFFYITIPQLKPVILFAATLSTIGTLQLFDEPFNLTKGGPADSTMTLGLYIYQNGFEFFQFGYASAVAYVVVILVGILTFIQFKLAGDR, encoded by the coding sequence ATGAGTCAAACACGATTATTTCCTTATATGTTTATCGCCCCTGCAGTTATACTCTTTCTCGTTTTTACCGTTTATCCAATCTTTGCTTCACTGTTGCTGAGCTTTCAGACGTTTGAAGCAGGGGAATATATTTTTACCGGCCTTGATAACTACATTACGCTTTTTAATGACACGATTTTCAGAAAAGCCCTGATGAACACGTTCATAATCTTCATCGTGCAGGTGCCGATCATGCTGCTTCTTGCACTCATCTTATCGAATGTGCTGAACAGCGGGCTCCTTCGCCTGAAAGGATTTTTCAGAGTATCGTTTTTCCTTCCGGCGGTAACATCTCTTGTTGCGTATTCAATCCTTTTCTCCATCATGCTCCAGGAGGAAGGCATCATTAATACAGTCGTCGGTTTCTTCGGTCTGGAAGCGATTCCATGGCTGTCGGACAGTTTTTGGGCAAAAGCTTCCATCATCCTTGCGATGACATGGAGATGGACAGGATATAACATGGTCATTTTCCTTGCTGCTCTTCAAAACATTCCAAACGATATGTACGAGGCAGCTTCACTCGACGGCGCGGGGAAAATCAGACAGTTTTTCTACATTACAATCCCGCAGCTTAAGCCGGTTATTCTTTTCGCTGCAACCCTATCAACAATCGGAACGCTGCAGCTTTTTGATGAACCGTTCAACTTAACAAAAGGCGGACCGGCCGATTCAACGATGACTCTCGGTCTGTATATTTACCAGAATGGATTTGAGTTCTTCCAGTTCGGCTACGCATCGGCAGTCGCTTATGTTGTTGTTATTTTAGTGGGTATTCTCACATTTATTCAATTCAAATTGGCAGGTGATCGATGA
- the putP gene encoding sodium/proline symporter PutP, which translates to MELATILSLGIYFAGMLLIGFYAFRKSTNDVSGYMLGGRGLGPAVTALSAGASDMSGWMLMGLPGAMYTTGLSSMWLAVGLTVGAYLNYILVAPRLRTYTEVANDSITIPDYFENRFKDTSRMLRFVSAIVIVIFFTLYTSAGLVSGGLLFESAFKADYMFGMLLTAGVVMVYTLFGGFLAVSLTDFVQGLIMFFALILVPVVAFMELGGVGPTFDVVREIDPTYTDIFKGTSVLGILGFLAWGLGYFGQPHIIVRFMAISSIKELKPARRIGMGWMIISIIGAMLTGLVGIAYIAETGTSLADPETIFIKFSQVLFHPFITGFLLAAILAAIMSTISSQLLVTASALTEDFYKTFLKKNASDKELVLIGRLAVLLVAVVGVLLSLKPSDTILSLVGYAWAGFGSAFGPAVLLSLYWKRMTKWGALAGMIVGAVTVLIWVNVPVLKETVYEMIPGFFLSLIAVYVVSLITSRPSKRVQNVFTEMEETLEEETK; encoded by the coding sequence GTGGAACTAGCAACAATTTTATCACTGGGAATTTATTTTGCAGGCATGCTCCTGATTGGATTTTATGCCTTCAGAAAATCTACAAATGATGTATCAGGCTACATGCTTGGAGGACGGGGACTTGGCCCGGCTGTGACAGCATTGTCAGCAGGAGCATCTGATATGAGCGGCTGGATGCTGATGGGTCTTCCGGGTGCCATGTATACTACTGGATTATCAAGTATGTGGTTAGCAGTCGGTCTGACTGTCGGCGCATACCTGAACTATATCCTTGTGGCTCCGCGCCTGCGCACCTATACAGAGGTGGCAAACGACTCTATTACAATACCGGATTACTTTGAAAACCGCTTTAAAGACACATCACGCATGCTACGATTCGTTTCTGCAATTGTCATCGTTATTTTCTTTACCCTTTACACGTCTGCAGGATTGGTATCCGGAGGACTGCTGTTTGAATCGGCATTTAAAGCAGATTACATGTTTGGAATGCTGCTTACAGCAGGTGTTGTCATGGTCTATACCCTGTTTGGAGGATTCCTTGCAGTAAGCCTGACAGACTTTGTTCAGGGTCTTATCATGTTCTTTGCCCTTATCCTTGTGCCGGTTGTGGCTTTCATGGAGCTTGGCGGAGTAGGTCCTACGTTTGATGTGGTCCGTGAAATTGATCCGACATATACGGACATCTTTAAAGGAACGTCCGTGCTTGGAATTCTTGGATTCCTCGCATGGGGTTTAGGCTATTTTGGACAGCCTCACATTATTGTACGCTTTATGGCCATATCATCCATTAAAGAGTTAAAGCCGGCCAGAAGAATCGGAATGGGCTGGATGATTATATCCATCATCGGTGCAATGCTTACAGGCCTCGTCGGAATTGCATATATTGCTGAGACAGGCACAAGCCTTGCAGATCCTGAAACCATCTTCATTAAATTTTCTCAGGTTCTTTTCCATCCGTTTATTACCGGATTTTTGCTTGCAGCCATTCTTGCAGCCATTATGAGCACCATTTCATCACAGCTGCTTGTTACTGCAAGTGCTCTGACTGAAGATTTTTACAAAACGTTTTTAAAGAAAAATGCATCTGACAAAGAGCTCGTTCTAATCGGAAGGCTTGCCGTACTTCTGGTAGCCGTTGTAGGTGTACTCTTATCACTTAAACCTAGTGACACAATCCTGTCACTCGTCGGATATGCATGGGCCGGATTCGGTTCTGCATTTGGACCAGCCGTTCTCCTGAGCTTGTACTGGAAACGCATGACCAAGTGGGGCGCACTGGCCGGAATGATCGTCGGTGCCGTAACCGTATTGATCTGGGTAAACGTACCGGTACTGAAAGAAACGGTATACGAAATGATTCCTGGATTCTTCCTGAGCTTAATCGCTGTCTATGTTGTCAGCTTGATTACAAGCAGACCTTCAAAACGCGTTCAGAACGTGTTTACGGAAATGGAAGAAACGCTTGAAGAAGAAACAAAATAA